In a single window of the Sus scrofa isolate TJ Tabasco breed Duroc unplaced genomic scaffold, Sscrofa11.1 Contig988, whole genome shotgun sequence genome:
- the LOC110259191 gene encoding olfactory receptor 2B11-like → MHGCLIVCIYSQYIQLCLSFLKIFLHFLPLLRYRGSKLQIMERINKSHPEEFILLGFADRPWLERPLFIILLLTYPMAMMGNIAIILVSTLDSRLHSPMYFFLTNLSFLDMCYTTSIVPQMLFHLGRSKKTISYLRCAVQLYFFHIMGGTECLLLALMSFDRYVAICKPLHYTLIMNRCTCILLVATVWLGGMTYAVSEATVTLHLPLCGRNTLDHLVCEIPVLIKAACGEKGSNELTLSVVCIFMLAVPLCFILASYASIGHAVFKIKSSEGRKKAFGTCSSHLIVVFFFYGPAISMYLQPPSSISTDQPKFMALFYGVVTPTLNPFIYTLRNKDVKGAWGNLVRSVFTSK, encoded by the coding sequence ATGCATGGATGCTTAATTGTGTGCATATACTCCCAATATATACAATTGTGTTTGTCATTTCTCAAAATCTTTCTACACTTCCTGCCACTGCTCCGATACAGGGGAAGCAAACTGCAGATAATGGAACGAATTAACAAAAGCCATCCAGAAGAGTTTATTCTACTAGGCTTTGCGGATCGTCCCTGGCTAGAGCGTCCTCTGTTCATTATTCTGCTTCTAACATACCCCATGGCCATGATGGGAAACATAGCCATCATTCTGGTGTCCACCTTAGACTCCCGTCTGCACagccccatgtatttcttcctcaccaACCTCTCCTTTCTGGACATGTGCTACACCACAAGCATTGTCCCTCAGATGCTGTTTCACCTGGGACGATCGAAGAAGACAATCAGCTATCTGCGCTGTGCCGttcagctttatttcttccacaTAATGGGAGGCACAGAATGTCTGCTTTTGGCTCTTATGTCTTTCgatcgctacgtggccatctgcaagccgcTGCACTACACCCTCATCATGAATCGGTGCACCTGTATCCTACTGGTGGCCACTGTGTGGCTGGGTGGAATGACCTACGCTGTCTCAGAGGCCACTGTCACATTACACTTACCACTCTGTGGTCGCAACACACTGGATCACTTGGTATGTGAGATTCCTGTTCTGATAAAGGCCGCCTGTGGTGAGAAGGGCTCCAATGAGCTCACGCTCTCTGtggtttgcattttcatgttaGCTGTGCCACTATGCTTCATTCTTGCTTCCTATGCTTCTATTGGACATGCTGTATTTAAGATTAAATCTtcggagggaagaaaaaaagcctttggcaCATGTTCCTcccatctcattgtagttttcttcttttatggcccAGCCATTAGCATGTACCTTCAGCCCCCCTCCTCCATCTCTACAGACCAGCCCAAGTTCATGGCTCTCTTCTATGGAGTGGTGACTCCTACActcaaccctttcatctacactcTGAGGAATAAGGATGTAAAGGGTGCCTGGGGCAACCTGGTGAGGAGCGTTTTCACTTCCAAGTGA
- the LOC110259195 gene encoding olfactory receptor 10C1-like, which yields MTFNCSLWQDNSMSVKRFAFARFSEVTEQCFLLFTLILLMFLASLAGNALIATAIWTNPVLHTPMYFFLANLSLLEIGYTCSVIPKMLQSLVSEARGISREGCATQMFFFTLFAISECCLLAAMAFDRYMAICSPLHYATRMSRGVCVHLAMVSWGVGCMVGLGQTNYIFSLDFCGPCEIDHFFCDLPPILALACGDTSHNEAAVFAVAILCISSPFLLIIASYGRILAAVLSMPSPEGRQKALSTCSSHLLVVTLFYGSGSVTYLRPKASHSPGIDKLLALFYTVVTSMLNPIIYSLWNKEVKVALRRTLDKKKVLTHR from the coding sequence ATGACCTTCAACTGTTCCTTGTGGCAGGACAACAGCATGTCTGTCAAACGCTTTGCCTTTGCCAGATTCTCCGAGGTCACTGAacagtgtttccttttgtttaccCTCATCCTGCTCATGTTCTTAGCATCACTGGCGGGCAATGCTCTCATAGCCACTGCCATCTGGACCAACCCggtcctccacacccccatgtacttcttcctggccaaCCTGTCTCTCTTGGAGATTGGCTACACCTGCTCTGTCatacccaagatgctgcagagccTTGTGAGCGAGGCCCGAGGAATCTCTCGGGAGGGGTGTGCTACACAGATgtttttcttcacattatttGCTATCAGTGAGTGCTGTCTTTTGGCCGCCATGGCTTTTGACCGCTATATGGCCATATGCTCCCCACTTCACTATGCAACACGAATGAGTCGTGGAGTGTGTGTCcatttggcaatggtttcttggGGAGTGGGATGCATGGTAGGCTTGGGCCAGACCAACTATATTTTCTCCCTGGACTTCTGTGGCCCCTGTGAAAtagaccacttcttctgtgacctcccCCCTATCCTGGCACTTGCCTGTGGGGATACCTCCCATAATGAGGCTGCAGTCTTTGCTGTGGCCatcctttgcatttccagccCATTTTTACTCATCATTGCTTCTTATGGCAGAATTCTAGCTGCTGTGCTCAGCATGCCCTCACCTGAGGGTCGCCAAAAAGCTCtttccacctgttcttcccacttaCTTGTAGTAACACTCTTCTATGGCTCAGGATCTGTCACCTACTTGAGACCCAAGGCTAGCCATTCACCAGGAATAGATAAACTCCTAGCCCTCTTCTATACCGTGGTGACATCCATgctcaaccccatcatctacagtTTATGGAACAAGGAAGTCAAGGTAGCTCTTAGGAGAACTCTAGACAAGAAAAAAGTATTGACTCATAGGTAG